Proteins encoded in a region of the Nitrospirota bacterium genome:
- the ccmI gene encoding c-type cytochrome biogenesis protein CcmI, which produces MTLIFWLIASAMTLGIIGLLLWPLLRRTTVMATGECESRLAVYRQQFAELEQDRKNGTLNDELFQQAQRELERRLLDESGSTDLVPAVVRRRVNSLLVAVLLAIFIPTASLGLYWELGNPLAVIHPSVPALSAQGNADSGHQTAEGMEVLSERLKAKLEQNPDDGVGWALLARSYVEMGRHNDAVMIYEKAMKLLPDDPQLLVDYADALGVLHGRKLMGKSEWLIRQALKLDPNHVKALMLAGTVAFDRKEFRQTVRYWERASANLPTDAEGEVRQELLSGINEAKRFAGEKPTIVKAVSDAASSTMPGSQAAAISGTVNLAPRLAAKAVSMNTLFVFAREINGPPMPVSIVRATKQDMPFMFRLDDSTSPMPSRKLSSAGTVMIVARLSKSGQAMPQSGDLEGVSQPVRPGANKITVVIDHERP; this is translated from the coding sequence ATGACGCTCATATTCTGGCTCATCGCATCAGCTATGACCTTAGGCATAATCGGGCTCCTCTTGTGGCCATTGCTAAGGCGGACCACTGTGATGGCAACGGGAGAGTGTGAGAGCAGACTGGCGGTCTATCGGCAGCAGTTTGCTGAACTGGAGCAGGACCGTAAGAATGGCACGTTGAACGATGAACTGTTTCAGCAGGCACAGCGTGAACTCGAGCGACGGTTGCTCGATGAGTCCGGGAGCACGGACCTAGTGCCGGCTGTGGTGCGACGGCGGGTAAACAGTCTGTTGGTGGCGGTCCTGTTGGCTATTTTCATTCCAACAGCGAGTCTGGGGTTGTACTGGGAACTCGGGAATCCGCTCGCAGTGATCCATCCATCTGTGCCCGCGTTGTCGGCTCAGGGAAACGCGGATTCCGGGCACCAAACTGCTGAAGGGATGGAGGTTCTGTCGGAACGTCTGAAGGCAAAACTCGAGCAGAATCCCGATGATGGCGTGGGATGGGCGCTCCTCGCCCGTTCCTATGTCGAAATGGGCCGGCACAACGATGCCGTGATGATTTACGAGAAAGCCATGAAGTTGCTCCCCGATGATCCTCAGCTGCTCGTCGACTACGCCGATGCTCTCGGCGTGCTGCATGGCCGAAAGTTGATGGGGAAGTCTGAATGGTTGATTCGGCAGGCGCTCAAACTCGATCCGAACCATGTCAAAGCGTTGATGCTGGCCGGGACTGTGGCGTTTGATCGCAAAGAGTTCAGGCAGACGGTGAGGTATTGGGAACGGGCCAGCGCTAACCTTCCGACAGATGCGGAGGGGGAGGTTCGGCAAGAGTTACTCTCCGGTATCAATGAGGCCAAGAGATTCGCCGGCGAAAAACCGACGATAGTCAAGGCGGTCAGTGATGCGGCATCTTCGACGATGCCAGGTAGTCAGGCTGCCGCAATCAGCGGGACTGTGAATCTGGCGCCGCGTCTTGCTGCGAAAGCCGTCTCAATGAATACATTGTTCGTATTCGCGCGCGAGATAAATGGCCCGCCCATGCCGGTTTCGATCGTGCGGGCTACGAAACAGGATATGCCCTTTATGTTCCGGCTCGATGACTCAACGAGTCCCATGCCCTCCAGAAAACTCTCCAGCGCAGGAACGGTAATGATTGTGGCCCGTTTGTCGAAATCCGGCCAGGCCATGCCACAAAGTGGAGACCTGGAGGGGGTGAGTCAGCCGGTGAGACCGGGAGCGAATAAGATCACCGTCGTCATCGATCATGAAAGACCCTAG
- a CDS encoding NAD(P)-binding domain-containing protein has translation MSQSYLITLLYIPPVIVALALYYRRHRKKDTHHRARLAETVKAGIPEPLSLHPVIDTNKCIGSSACISACPEQALGIIRGKATLVQPDHCIGHGACAAACPVEAITLVFGTEKRGIDIPQVKPTFETNVSGIFIAGELGGMGLIRKGVDQGKRAIETIRKNKSKGGELDVVIVGAGPAGISASLAAKESGLRFVTVEQEDSLGGAIYHYPRRKVAMTAPMTLPIVGKFNKFEISKEELLEFWSGIIKQTSIKINFSERMEAITKTGSGFLVKTSKDGYKTKNVLLAIGRRGTPRKLGVPGEEQEKVVYRLIDAEQYRGMHVLVVGGGDSAAEAALSIAAERGTTVTISCRGDEIFTRPKEKNRQQLKQGVEKKRMTVYLNANVKEIGTDRVTLIHEGKEIEMKNDAVIVCAGGTLPTPMLKEIGVMVETYYGTALAK, from the coding sequence ATGTCGCAATCCTATCTCATCACGCTCCTCTATATTCCGCCGGTGATCGTTGCGCTGGCTCTGTATTACCGCCGCCATCGTAAGAAGGACACGCACCATCGCGCTCGCCTAGCAGAGACGGTGAAAGCCGGCATCCCGGAGCCACTCAGTTTGCATCCCGTCATCGATACCAACAAGTGTATCGGCTCAAGCGCTTGCATCAGTGCCTGTCCGGAACAGGCGCTGGGGATAATTAGGGGAAAGGCCACGCTGGTCCAACCAGATCACTGCATCGGCCACGGGGCCTGTGCGGCGGCCTGTCCGGTTGAGGCGATTACGCTGGTGTTTGGGACGGAGAAGCGCGGCATCGATATCCCTCAGGTCAAACCGACCTTTGAAACTAACGTCTCCGGCATCTTCATCGCCGGGGAGTTGGGCGGGATGGGGTTGATCCGAAAGGGAGTCGATCAGGGAAAACGAGCGATCGAGACGATTCGGAAAAACAAGAGCAAGGGGGGCGAGCTGGATGTAGTGATCGTCGGCGCCGGGCCGGCCGGTATTTCCGCCTCGCTGGCGGCCAAAGAGTCAGGATTGCGATTCGTGACGGTCGAACAGGAAGACTCACTCGGCGGCGCAATCTACCACTACCCGCGTCGGAAAGTGGCCATGACAGCGCCCATGACGCTGCCCATTGTCGGCAAGTTCAATAAGTTCGAAATCAGCAAGGAGGAATTGCTCGAGTTTTGGAGCGGAATAATCAAACAAACCAGCATCAAGATCAATTTTTCTGAGCGTATGGAAGCAATCACGAAAACGGGAAGCGGATTCCTGGTGAAGACGTCAAAGGATGGATACAAAACCAAGAACGTACTTCTAGCCATTGGCCGGCGTGGCACGCCCCGCAAGCTCGGTGTGCCTGGCGAAGAGCAAGAGAAAGTCGTCTATCGCCTTATCGACGCCGAACAGTATCGTGGGATGCATGTGTTGGTGGTAGGAGGGGGTGACAGTGCGGCGGAGGCTGCTCTGTCCATCGCAGCTGAGCGAGGGACCACGGTTACCATTTCCTGTCGCGGCGATGAAATCTTTACCCGCCCGAAAGAGAAGAATCGTCAGCAGCTCAAACAAGGCGTGGAGAAAAAGAGGATGACGGTGTATCTGAATGCCAACGTAAAAGAGATCGGAACAGACCGCGTGACACTGATTCACGAGGGAAAAGAGATCGAAATGAAGAACGACGCCGTGATCGTCTGCGCGGGCGGTACGCTCCCGACTCCCATGCTTAAAGAAATCGGCGTCATGGTCGAGACTTACTATGGCACGGCTCTGGCCAAATGA
- a CDS encoding sel1 repeat family protein, with the protein MRNRVIGLCVIALFSASCVTSQTLPLAQEGPPQSSRGGSALSAVQALRASAEQGNAEAQFHLGLLYDHGRGLPKNKGEALRWYRRAAMQGDTFAQNSLGDNYWEGTGVPKDDREAVRWWRLAADKGFVPAQHSLGKILAGGGQGVPADKPHAYMWLMLSAAQGDDEAARQSDLLAKQLGPLGVANAKKLVNQWKPTRARMTGNKIMQ; encoded by the coding sequence ATGAGAAATCGAGTGATTGGACTTTGTGTTATTGCCTTATTTTCGGCGTCGTGCGTCACCTCTCAGACCCTCCCGCTGGCGCAGGAAGGCCCCCCACAATCCTCCAGGGGAGGTTCGGCTCTGTCCGCTGTGCAGGCGTTACGCGCCAGCGCCGAGCAGGGGAATGCCGAAGCGCAGTTCCACCTGGGTCTCTTGTACGACCATGGCCGCGGGCTGCCCAAAAATAAAGGCGAAGCGCTCCGGTGGTACCGCCGCGCGGCCATGCAAGGGGATACGTTTGCCCAAAACTCTCTCGGGGACAATTACTGGGAGGGCACGGGTGTGCCGAAGGATGATCGAGAAGCCGTAAGGTGGTGGCGGCTTGCGGCAGACAAGGGATTTGTCCCAGCACAGCATAGCCTGGGGAAGATCCTGGCAGGTGGCGGACAGGGGGTGCCGGCGGACAAACCTCACGCATATATGTGGTTGATGCTGTCTGCTGCTCAGGGTGACGACGAAGCAGCCAGACAGAGCGACCTCCTCGCCAAGCAATTGGGGCCCTTGGGAGTCGCGAACGCAAAGAAACTGGTTAATCAGTGGAAGCCGACTCGCGCCAGGATGACAGGCAACAAGATCATGCAGTAA